The window tgattattatttattttatttgagataatttatgaaattatatttttttcaatttcattctcattcaactttttaatttgtaagatttgttccttcttattttaataaacttgagaaaaataaaacattaataagttattttccagcttattttttatgacataaccaaatactgaaaagtgtttttcaatttatttttcattacattaccaaacatcataaaataatttattttcctgaaatttattttttatgaatttattttttaaaaaataaaaactttccaACAAATAAACAGGTATGAAGATTGCTTTAGTTTAATGCTTTAAGATTTGAGGATGCTTCTCTGTTTTACTTGCCCTACATTTTGCCTTTGTTGCTATATTCAGCTAAGGCTATAGATCAGTATACTAGGCTGAAATCCAAGGCAACTGAATCAAGTCCTGACTAATAGACCCTATGCTGGAAGCGATTGTGGAGAGAATGTTGGATAAGTAGGTAGATGTGAATTTCTCTTTGATAATCGGTAAGTCTCCGTGGCTCTTTTCTTACCACTCGTTCACTTAGGTGTATCGAACATGGAGAATACCAACAAGCTGTGGGAACTGCAACAGAATGCCGATGAATAGATAAACTTGTGGAAGCAATCGAAAGAAGTGATATTGTTCATGGAACACTATCATATTGCATCAACGCTTGTCATTCTTTCATTGATCATTGAGAGTATCGGCATGAGGTAAGGGGTTCATTGAGCTGGCTCAACAAAGATCTCTAatcagtgtgtgtgtgttatgttCATTGCACCAAAGTATCCTACACGTGTTTGTGCACCACTGTTTGGAACGTTCATGTATGTTTCTGAGCTCTTACACTCTACTCTATTTCTATTTAGTAATATGACTCCTTGGATAGAGTCGACAGTGTAGTTAGAAAGTCATGTATGTGTCCTGCCACCTTGTATTGAAGGAAAATAGTGACATGAACTGTTCATCTCTTGGTTTTTCCTACAGGTTTTCCGTCATATTGTTAATGGTCACCAAGAGCTGCATCATCCTGATTTATTGAGCATTTGCCAATATCTAATGCTCTTGGATGAACCCGAAGGCGTGGCAAGCATATTGGAAAAACTTTTACGTTCTAAAAATAAGGACAGAGCTTTGGTGGCATTTCAAATAGCCTTTGATCTTGTGGAGAATGAGGACCAGACTTTTCTCTTATATGTCAGAGACCTCTTTTCAATGTGTCAACCTTCAGATTCTACTCAAAATGATCATGTAACAGATCCACGTGAAGGAATGTATGCTGAGAGGTTGACAAAGATCAGGATAATTTTTGTCTGGAGAGGCATCAATAGAAGTGACCCAACGTTTTTTTTACAGTCAGTATAAGCAAGGAAAAAGACGTTTTctgttttgaaattgaaaaaaatccgTAAATactcctttttgtttttaataattggtGGTTTCTCTTGAAGTGGAATATAGAAGAGTCGGAAATGATACTCGTGATCTGATTGCAGGTCATATCTCCTTATTCCGAAGACAATTAAGCAGCCTATTGAGAAAAGTGGTAGTGTCTGCCATAATGCAACTTTATATGCAAATGCAATAATGCATGCTGGAACAGCTGTTGATACATTCGTCCGGGAGAATCTGGTGAATAATAAATCTTGCAtgtctttttattgttgttctttgatttttgtatctgtttgtttttcattgttatacTTGTATCACTTCATAAACTCGACTGTTTTGGGGCTTATACCAGCTATCAGGATTTGTTGAGAAAGCGGGGAAATTGGGCCCAGTTCAGCGCAATAGCTGGACTTGGTGTTATTTACAGAGACAACAGAGAACAGCTGCAGCTGCAGCAGGGTGAGTCACAAATGTCACCTTATGTTTTTGAAAGTCCAAGTGGTGTCAGCTGTATTGCATACACAAAAGGTGGTGCACTCTGTGCTGTGGATCTCTACTATGCTAACCACGGGGAGGAAATCAAGCAATGTATTCGTGATAGCCTTCGTGGTACAAATGTCGAGGTGTGTTACTGCTTTATGTCTATTACATATTCATTTTGGAGCCAAAACGTAAGGTGATTATAATATTGATGCAGGTTGTTCAACATGGTGCATGCTTAGGTCTTGGATTGGCAGCTCTAGGAACGGCTGGTGAAAATATCTATGATGACATCAAAAATGTGTTGCATGCTGATAGTGCTGTGGCTGGAGAAGCTGCTGGCCTGCAAGCGATATGCTTGCTTGTGCTCGTCAGACACAACATGAGAAGATTACTAGGTAAATCTAATATTCATATTCTGTGAACGGGGCTAGGCCATCAACGATCCTCTTCCACTTTATTTATACTGTGGTCATATGCTGCTGGAACTTGCATTGGGAATAGCCCTTACAGTTtatggaagagaagaagaagcagacaACAATTGAAAGGCTGACTCGGGATCAAGATCCTATACTTCGTTATGGTGGTATGTATGCTTTGGCATTGGCCTATAGGGGAACAGCAAACAATAACGTCATTCGCCAGTTGCTATACTTTGCTGCATAAGATGTAAATGATGACGTGAGGTGAACTGCTGCTATTGCACTTGGATTTGTCCTCTACTCTGAGCCAGAGCAGGTTGGATCTTTCTCTCTTCCATAACATTTTATGCTCCATGATCCAATGTTTGCTATTGGTATTCTCATCCAATAAGGTAGTGCTTGCTTCTCATGTCTGATTAAAATAATTACTCATTTCCTTGATCTAATTATACTGTTGTTTGAATTTTAGCTTTCTAGTTCTcccttcattttcattttcattttttatttttttatttttgtacttCTAATATCGCTGGAGCTGTCAATTGTGGTAAATCTCACTGCACCTGGAAACTGCAGACTCCTCAAATAGTCTCCTTGCTACTGAAACCTTACAACCCTCATGTACGATATGGTGCAGCTCTCGCAGTAGGCATTTCGGCACATGCTTGAGTGACGCTATATCATTGCTAGAACCTCTGACATCAGATGCTGTTGATTTTGTTTGTCAAGGTGCACTTATTGCTTTGGAAATGGTCATGGTCCAGATGAATGGAGCCAGTGATTCTCGTGGTGCAACATTCAGGTATTCCACTACAATATCTTAGGTTTCTCTGTCATTTTATGTAAGACCgagttttaatgtgtttttgctattttattgAATGCAACAGTTGGAAAAGATAATTCTTGATAAGCAGAAAGGATACATGAGCAAGATGGAAGCTATCCTGGCTTCTGGAATACTTAATGCTGTTGGGAGGAATGTGACCACAAGATTACTTTCGAAGACAAAACATGATAAAGTCGCTGCAGTTGTAGGCCTGGCTGTTTTCTGCCAGTTTTGGTATTGACACCCCCTCGTATATTTCATAAGCCTATCATTCTCCCCTACAGCCTTTATTTGGCTGGAATATGACCTGAAAGATAAAGGGTTTGAGTTCCTATCAAATGCAAAATCTTCTCTGTTTGGGTATCCAAATCCAGCCACTGTTCCTACCACTGCACCTGCTGGGGCACTTCCTCCTGCTGTTCCGTCAACATTAGCCAAGGCTGAAGCTACGGTCAAGGGAAAAGCGGACCAGAAAGCTAATGCTAAAAAGGCAGATGGGAAAGAGTCTTTTCCTGCTGCCAAAGATGCAGAAAAAGGGAAATCATCAACTGAAAAAAACGGCGATCCCATGCAGGTAATATTGCTGTTTACTTGCATACTGCTGTTTCATTATGGTTTCGAGAATTTTGAGGAATCTATAgaagttatcatttttttcctcaCATACACTTTGTTAAGATTTAGAAATCACCAccagaattaatttaattgtcaAGTCTAGATTACTAATTATCATGTTGATTGCTTCTTTTGACAGGTGGATGGCGCAGAAACTGACACCGCAGAACCTGAGCCTTCTTTCGAAATTTTAACCAACCCTGCCAGGGTGGTTCCTGCTCaggaaaaatttattaaatttctggAAGATAGCAGATATGATCCCGTGAAGTCAGCACCTTCAGGACTTGTCCTCCTGAGTGATTTGCAGCCAAGTGAGCCTGAGGtgttttcatctaaaaaaaatccatctacAGTGTCACTTGCTGCTGGTGATTCAATTACTGGAGAGCAAGGTTCGGCAGTCATGGATGTTGACGAGAAACCCCAGCCtcctcaaacttttaagaaCACCTGATGATTTGGGTGGCAATATCAGGAAATTTTCTCCCTTATTTGGAATATTTCAAGTACACTTATAAATAGGACTGAAATGCCTTGTTGAAGTGGCTATGTGGTTAAATGCCAAAGTGAGCCATTTATGGCTATCAACAATCAAGCCAGCAGCTGACTTGATTTCTTGAAATCAACTCCATATGACAGATAAGGGTATTAAGGCTGTCCTTATACGGAGGCTGACCAATTACATGTTCTTTGTGAAAAGGGTGTCTTCCTTGTCCTCATCCTCCATGGGCATCAATTTTCAAAGCTTATGCAAAGTTAATAGCCTCTACATCGAACATCATTTTACATTTCATCCTCTGATGGTATCACCGCTAAGGCAATTGGCaagggccaaaatatattttaatagggcattttatgtttttaggttAGTAACTTTCAGCGGAATTGAGTCCAATAATTCTTCTTTTGTGAAGACTtagagaaatcaaaattaagcAACTAAGTAATTACAGGGGGGAAATTACAATAGAAAATGAGCAGCCTGAATctgaactttaaccaacctaAACAGTCTCTAAATCCGTGTGCATGAACCACCATGGACCAGATTTTGAAAGTAAtctgaaaaggaaaataaaacacTGTAAGGAGGAAGGagcatttatataaaaaatagcacCAAACTGAAAATGTCAAGTCTGCTAGTGCAGAAGCATAATAACAGGGGGGTATGCCTTGGCATGTTATACAAATGCTCGACATTGAGGACTCGCTTAAAAAACTTGGCCACGCATATACGAGGCTATGAATACAATGAAGAATGATACTGCATCACTAATTTAGTAGAATTGTTAGTTAACCATTTATTCGACAGAGTTACACCCATAACTAGAAATAGATTAATGACTAGGCCAcactaattttcaaaaataaaaaaaaatagaatcattCCTTAACCAAAAACTCTTTCTGCAAACTCAGTCTTTgctcatgaaaataaaaatttacaccCAATATTGTTCAACTAACCTCACACATCCTGCTGCTGTACGCAAACCCATGAAGAGAGCCAAACCAGACCAAACCCCAGGGAGCCCCGTAATTGGAGCATAAAGCAGAAACGCAGATGATATTAATCCAACCAACATCTGTAGATCATTTACCAGACATAAGATTAACCCAAAACGTGgacatttgaaaagaaaaggaattacaGAGTTGTAGCTTACCATAGATTTCGCCGCATATGGAAAGTCAGAAACACCATAATGAAGACcatcaaaaataaaagctaGGGCATTGATAGGTTGACTAGCACTAACAAACTGGAaagttttaaaatcaatttactaCAAATATGGAGCACTCAGATaaataaaaccatataaaatcTGAAAGAAACACCAATAGAGATTAGCACACATACCAATATCCCAGTTCTTACAATTCCTAATACATCAGCATCCTTGGTGAACAAGGTGGCTATGGAACCAAAAGATACACCCAGAATTGCAGCCAATGAAACACCAACAACTAGTCCAATCTAGGAAAACATGCACATCAAGCTATGAGCAAATTGAGAAAATAAGTTATCCCAAGGTATAAACTCAGAATAATAGAAGGGCCAAGAAAGCCCaccttcaaaacaaattttgtgACTTCTTTCACAGTTTTGTGGTCACCTTCCGATGAGTAACTTGCAATTAGAGCCTACAAAATAGATAGGTTGGGCAACAAGAGCACAATAAATAATGTGTAGAACCACCAGCTAAGTATTTGATGTGGAAGGGAACTAAAAATTACAGACATGTCAAATGGGAGTTCATATCAACTTGTTGGAAATGCACAACTTCCATATGCACAGTATGGAATTAGTTCAGAAGCAATTCATTTGGGTACGTATATTCCTTCTAGTACTAACATATCAGCTATACTTCTATTCTTATATGGATACCATGCTTCAAACATGAATTTACATTCAGATGAGAAATTCAAATGAATATATAGTGATTAAAAATAAGGAACTAAAATGGATACTAGAGTATAAACAAGTAGATATAAGTTGTGATGATATGTTGATGAGATGACTTTAATGATGAGAATGTTGTACCTGAGCATGCATCTATGAGAAGAGACACGAATATACATTCATGTGAGAGAAATTCAAATGAATCTATGATTAAAAATAAGGAACCAAAATGATGCTAGAGTATAAACAAGTAGATGTAAGTTGTGATGATACGTTGATGAGATTACTTTAATGAAGATAATGTTGTACCTGACCAGATGCAGCCAATGCAACTGTGAGAAGAGACATGAATATACATTCGGATGGGAGAAATTCAAATGAATCTATAGTGATTCAAAATAAGGAACTAAAATAGATACTGGAGTATAAACAAGTAGATATAAGTTACGATGATATTTTGACGAGATGACTTTAATGAAGAGAAAGTTGTACCTGACCAGATGAAGCCAGTGCATCTGTGAGAAGAGAAACAGCCAACCATATTTGCATACATATCTGATGTGCAGCCATTGCTACTGCACCTTGACGAGCTGCCATTGAAGTGGCCAATGTCATGGTAGTTAAAACAGCAAGAgttcttccaataagaaagccACCTATAAGAGAAAAAGGAACCTCAggaaaacaagataaaaatacaGTAATATTAGGCAAGAAGTAGAGATCAGTAAACATCATAACAGAATACCGGTTGCGTCTCTTTTAGTTAGATTCcaatttaaggaaaaaactcACCAGATTTCATGTAGACACCAAATTGGAGCTCTCCAACCTTTGGAGGTAATAATATAACCCTCTTATTTAGTTGCCAAACCATCAAAAAGGTGACAAGGTATCtagaacatgaaatatttaatgaaattattgttaaaaatttgtCAGAAAAATGTATTTGAAGAACTGTATTAATGCTCAGAGAACATATAGAAACATACTGTGACACTACTGTGGAAATAGCTGCTCCAGTCACACCCAACTTAAGATAATACATGAGTAtgggaaataaaaatatagctgATAAATTGCCCAAGCCTGCATGTGGAAGAACTACATTAATAATCGGGAGAGACATAACaagattttttcttccttcaaaattgaaaagaaaagaagagagcgGACATAACAAgatttcttcttccttcaaaattgaaagaaaagaagagagcgGGCCATTCTAGATTAattattgagagagagagagagagagagagagcagcaAGACAGAGATGGAACTAGcaatacaaaaatatctttCCAAGTATTcatcatattaattttattttgcccTCCAAACAGTTAAAGTGCCACATATTTACATCAAGATTTAGTGAGAAAATCAAATGTGAACTAAACACTTACCAAGACAAAATACAGGAGTTTTAGTATCCTTGAAGCCACGAAAAATGCCTTGAAGAGCCAAGGAGACCACAACAGCTGGAGCACCAAGGGCTCTTAGTGAAAGAAATTGTTCTGCAGGAATCCGCATTGGTGAATCCTGTTCAGAATATGATAAAGCTTGAAATTCTCTCAGAAAATGATTGATCTCAAAATGTACAAACAGCATTTACATGAACAACTACTTTTTTTATGAACTAGTCTTCACAGGAAGCTATAGATGGCCACAGAGAAAGATGCTTAAGATCAAATGAAATGTCACGTGAATTTGGTATATGTAAAACTTACCACAGTTATGCCCATCAAGTTGAGAAATGATCCGCATCCCAGAGACAAGGCTACAGCCTCAAAGATTCCTATCCCGATAGCTAATATTAAAGCAGTGGACACAGAGGATAGTTGCTTTCTTTCAACCATCCCAATAGGTTTACCATTAGTACTGTCTTCTTGGATGCCATTTTCTGTATAACCCATCCATATAAATATAATCATCTAAAATCGTTGGAACTTAATTTCAGTACTTGCTGCACCGTGATGATGCCCGTGTTCAAAATGGCAATCAAAACATCAAGAACAGGTATAAACTTATACCTGAAATAGAATCTTTGGTTGAATTCTTTGCAATGTCTTCAGCCACAAAAGATGTTGCCACACTTAGAAGAGGAATATTGAATAGCTTTGATACATTGTTAAATATCATAATAGAAACACCAGCAGAACCCAACTCTACTGGACCTAAGAAAGCAAGATCAGGGAAAAGGTTAAACAGATCAGTAATCAGAGACAAAGAACCAGTAAGCATAATCACACAAAGAAAGCTATAATGCAGGGGCAGATCGAAACCTAATCTGCCAATATACGCTGTCTCCATCAACTGGGAAAAAGGATCAATAGCCTGTCCAGCAATTGCAGGCAAAGAAAGCATTATAAGCTCGCATCTGACATCTGAAGAACGTGGTTGATTGATCAGAACCCCAATTGACTCACTgcaaacaaaattaagaaagcAAGTACCATCACATATGAATAATCCTTAGATTTCCGAAGCAACATGATCCAAATATCAATCATAGAAGGAAGAAAGCATGCTATGTGGAAAAAGACTAATGCCTcttcaatttgatgaaatttgTAACCAATGGAACATGATTGATACTAATTTATCTTCTCGATTAAGAAAAACAGTTTCAATACTAACGCAGGAAAAGGGGGGGATGTCCATCAAAAACTTTCAGAATCTTACAATGATGACATTCTAAACCAAACAATTTGCGGACTTTTACAATatcaaattcataaaaacaCATGAACAACAACTACATTAAAGCATCTTTTTAATATccagaacaaaaaataatgaaacgtGACTAAAAGATGCAGTTTCATTCTTACCTTTCTTCACCTCTCGAACCATTGATAATGCCGCGCTTGTTTTCTTCTAAAACCAATCTCTCATGCTCATCAGTGGATTCCACACCATACCCAGAACTTGACTGACAACAAACCACCCCAAATCGCGCCTTCCGATGTCTAATCACCAGAGGCGACAAAGAATTCTTTTGCTCGGCACACAAATGACACTTTCTCGACACAATATCTCTACCCCCCAATCCTTTAGGAACTTTACTTTGattcaacaaacaaaatttcctttttccttttgttaatcGACTCTGTTCACCACTACTTCTACTTGCCAATCCTCTGTAAAGTGATTTGCCACTGAATTGTCCAGTACTAGCCATTTCTAGCGAACTAATTTCTCTATGAACTTCAATATCAGATAATCAACTTCTAAGGCAAAAATAactgtcaaatttcaaaaaacattaaatacatAGCAgttattttccattaaaaagtttatatatatatatatatataaacattaagaAAGACAATTTTATAGGGTTTGTTAAACGAAAAACAGAGTATAGAAACAAAACGATCGAAGAAACAAACTTTTTCCATGCAATTACATGAAGAATGGGAATTTGAGTCAAGGAAGAACGGTTTGGTTTtggccagaaaaaaaaatagacagaGACAGAAATAGACAGAATATCAAGAAAAGGAACATCAAAGAGAGAAAGGCTTTACCTTTTCTTGTTGGTGAAGATGATAACGAGAGGGtttttgttagggttttgagGGTTTCTTTTATTGGAAAGTTTAAGAGATGAAGACAAGAGAAGACATCGTTAACTTTGCCAATTTTATCAACATCGTCATGAGCGAAGTGTCTGTCTGTCTATGTTGCATGTCGCTGTCAACTGAACTGAACTCACGAAAACATAACTGTTTATATAGTGGACCTACTTTTTAAGCGGTTGCTCTATTATGGGCTTTCCTTAGAAACATTCGGCCGAATTATGGGCTTTTCTTAGGGATGGcaattactttgaaaaaaaccgGACTTTTACCTTATCCGCTTGGATGGGCTTCTGAAGTAACCGACCGGATCTATCCAGtagtaaataatattatttaaaaaaaaattatatttttaaattaatatttatttgatgttttaaattattttgatgtgctgatgttaaaaataatttttaaataaataaaaaatatattattttaatatattttttatattattttaaaacaatcatAACAATATTTTCTAATACGCTCTCCAACCCGGATGTATCCGGTAGTaaataatattacttttttagtcaaatgatcttatattatattaaaaaattaaattattatattgttcTGTCCTTCATAAGACAAAAGCCTTGGGTCTGTGTATAATGCATGAATATTGTAAAAATTTACAAATCTTAGgacctatattatttttttagtcaaatggtattatattatattaaaaaaaattaaattattatattgttcTGTCTTCATAAGACAAAAGTCTCGGGGTCTGTGTATAATGCATGAATATTGTAAAATATTACAAATCTTAGGGCCTATATAGTATATACAAGgagatttgttaaaaaaatacttaatatcCTATAGTATTTAGAatcattaaaaagaattaattttaattgatataaaaaatgctTCGAGAATCCTCTCTTAAATGTTGAatcaaagaacaaataaaataaatattacgaACAAAAGAAACTTAAACCGATCCGATGCTATTTCTTGATGGCCCTTATCCAAGCTCATTCCAAATTAATGATGCTTCGTCGTCAAACAAGAAGCATTTTGTGGGAAAACAGTTTTTGCCTTTTTGGTAGTTTGATCATTGGCAATGTTTAGGTTTGATTCGTGCAAAGATATTCAAACCTTAAATGATGTCTGGATGCTTGGCGTCCACTCTGTCTACCATCTAGCTAGGATTTGGTTCCTGCTTTGGAACAAGAAGAAACACAAGACTTCGAGTCTTTCAGGATACACAAGAGGGAACAGCAGTTGCTCGAGAGCTATTTAAGTTGTAACCCAATGGACTAAATTACACCTTAAGCTAAGATTTAACTCTGTAAGCTGGAGGATCTTAAGCTAGCAATTCCTTCCGACTTCCCTTgtttgttaaataaataatttcttattcatATGCCCCAAcatcaagaaacaaaatttctCCACGTTACAAGTGTATTCTTACATAAACCCAAGAAAGCATTCTTAGAGAAGCACCATTTCTTACTAATCAAAGAAGATACACAAGAAGAAGAATCAGGTGAAGAGAGATGAACAAGTAGTTCCAGCTCAAACCAGTCCTTGAAGCATAATTGCCGGGAGCTGTTTTgtccacaataaaaaaacacaacattgtaaGTTTCCAATCATCACGTTAAACCAACCTCGAAGCATACTACATGCTGCAGTTTGGTAACATAGTTAGCAGTGTTATTGTGAGTAGTTACCTGCGGTAACTGGACAAGTGGACCGTGTGGCGAGAGTTGTGAAGATGCTTTGGTTCTTGTTAAAACCGGCATAGGCACAGGTTGTGATGTTGCAACCAGAAATCGTCGAGTTGTTGATGGATAACAAGCCACATTGCATAGCAGGGCACGTTGACCAGTTGGATGGTTTAATCCCAGATGCTTCACATTGTAATCTGGAAAATGTGTGAAAAGAATTATGCAAATCAACAATTCTCATGATACCCACTTGAGAGAATTTTTCAACACAACAAAGACATTTGTGCATCAAACTTACGTCCAGTTGTTCGCAGCATCACACTTGCATTTAACACAATTGTTAGCAGTGATGAAATAGGTGTTGTTAGGAACAAGTAGTGGATAATCAAATGAGTCGCTTCTCACCGATGAATTGCAAGCTGTCAATTGACATGATTAGACCAGTATTAATTCAGATAGGCACATTAAAGAATAACACAGACATTTGAAGACAAACAAGATCAAGAAAGCACAGTGCACTGTCAGAGAATTTTATAGCACTCAATAATTTAGTCATAATACAAACATTAATCGGTCCAAGATGTAGACTGAAACTTAACAGCAAGAAACAATAATAATGCTCAGAGGATGAGCTGTTAACAACTATCATTCAATCTCCACATTGAAATTCAAATGCACGAAAGCACATTCCTGAAAATGTTTGGCAAATAAAAGTATTCGATCACGTATTGCAAAATTAGAATTATTAATGTGCATGGGATGCACATATAATGCCAATGAGCCTGTAGCCTGTAGCTCATCCCGCATCCCATGCACCCATCTCCCTAAGATGTCTCGGTTTCGATCCTCTTCCTTGCTTTCCAAGAGATAGAGTAGTAAATATCCTGGCAACATACAGAATCAAACAACATCGCACATCGCCTAGCACTATAGAAGCATTGATTCCCAGCAGAAATGTGAACGCATACTGCACGAAACATATCTTTTTAGATATGAAGCCTCTTTGCGTAGCATAAGGAGCCAAGAAGACCAACATGTCATGTGAAACAAAGGGCCCATGGATCATACTTTACGCTGTTTGCAAAACTGCGCACACCCTAATCAGTGGGCAGGAAAAGGTTGAAGACGGGTATGGTAGGGACCATACAGAttcaataaattgaaaagactgGCTGTACCTCACAGCTATTCATTTTGAGATCATACCAAGCCACACGGTGTGTCTTGTTGCCTTTTCTATCggataataataactatttgcCACTTTCTAACATTTTAATCTCTATGACTCcaagcaaacaaaatcaaggaATATGCACTCGGAAAGCAAATCCAAATTTTATATATGCCCCCTTCTTCAAccactttctttttaaaaatttaagcatcTAATTAAACATCATTTCAAAAGTTACTTAGTCAATTATTTGGAACAcggttcaagttttttttataattttatattattttaatgtgatgatattaaaaaaaaaacctatttttaattttctacacTCTCGGCCATTGCCGACATGGTAGACAACaaatatttccaagtaaaattAGAATGAATAGTTTGTTTTTGCCTCAGTTAAAAAGAAGTGTATCTAAGAGTTGATTGGAAAATATcactttaaatctaaaaataaaaaacaaatgatgcaTCCAAGGTTGAAATTAGATCAGCTTACCTTGGAGAGGGACATCAAGAACTTGACCAGCCAAGAGAGAGCTATCATTAACCCCATTAAGCTTCACTAGTGTATCTGTACTGGTCCCATATTCTTGAGCAATCGACTCCAAAGAACTGCCAGCTTCCACCACGTGTCCATAATGGACAACTTTGACCCCATC of the Populus nigra chromosome 7, ddPopNigr1.1, whole genome shotgun sequence genome contains:
- the LOC133698980 gene encoding protein DETOXIFICATION 45, chloroplastic-like, yielding MASTGQFSGKSLYRGLASRSSGEQSRLTKGKRKFCLLNQSKVPKGLGGRDIVSRKCHLCAEQKNSLSPLVIRHRKARFGVVCCQSSSGYGVESTDEHERLVLEENKRGIINGSRGEESESIGVLINQPRSSDVRCELIMLSLPAIAGQAIDPFSQLMETAYIGRLGPVELGSAGVSIMIFNNVSKLFNIPLLSVATSFVAEDIAKNSTKDSISENGIQEDSTNGKPIGMVERKQLSSVSTALILAIGIGIFEAVALSLGCGSFLNLMGITVDSPMRIPAEQFLSLRALGAPAVVVSLALQGIFRGFKDTKTPVFCLGLGNLSAIFLFPILMYYLKLGVTGAAISTVVSQYLVTFLMVWQLNKRVILLPPKVGELQFGVYMKSGGFLIGRTLAVLTTMTLATSMAARQGAVAMAAHQICMQIWLAVSLLTDALASSGQALIASYSSEGDHKTVKEVTKFVLKIGLVVGVSLAAILGVSFGSIATLFTKDADVLGIVRTGILFVSASQPINALAFIFDGLHYGVSDFPYAAKSMMLVGLISSAFLLYAPITGLPGVWSGLALFMGLRTAAGCVRLLSKSGPWWFMHTDLETV
- the LOC133698525 gene encoding lysM domain-containing GPI-anchored protein 2; protein product: MGFHFTPLLLTLLLFSTLHSRSSSQTFKCSTPTTCHSLIDYISPNATTFSHIKTLFSVKNIHSILAANNLPLSTLPNSTIPANQTIKISFPCMCTNNTGHSNKQPIYTVQKDDGLFHIAAEVFSGLVTYQEIAAVNNISDVNLIKVGQKLWIPLPCNCDDVDGVKVVHYGHVVEAGSSLESIAQEYGTSTDTLVKLNGVNDSSLLAGQVLDVPLQACNSSVRSDSFDYPLLVPNNTYFITANNCVKCKCDAANNWTLQCEASGIKPSNWSTCPAMQCGLLSINNSTISGCNITTCAYAGFNKNQSIFTTLATRSTCPVTAAPGNYASRTGLSWNYLFISLHLILLLVYLL